One window of Sulfurospirillum sp. 1612 genomic DNA carries:
- a CDS encoding branched-chain amino acid ABC transporter permease, which yields MSELLQFTFGGLTVGFIYALVGLGFTVIYNSSKIINFSQGEFVMIGGMSAVFLSYAHFPFVLAFPIAIFFSSLLGYILFKLVSISKNSSTTSLIILTLGYSIFIRGAAQVVFDKQMHTLPPFISNTPITIYGATITPQAILVILVSLVIVLGLYVLFNKTKIGKAMLATADNKNAAKLVGISVRKILIWNFMISAGIASIGGIVLTPIISTNYEIGVMLGLKGFCAAIIGGIGNPFGAVFGGVLLGILESFVAGYLSSEYKDAVAFIVLLLILFFFPGGLFGSKKFARV from the coding sequence ATGAGTGAATTATTACAATTTACCTTTGGGGGTCTCACGGTTGGCTTTATTTATGCCCTCGTTGGATTAGGATTTACCGTCATTTATAACTCCAGCAAGATTATCAACTTTTCACAAGGGGAGTTTGTCATGATAGGAGGCATGTCTGCGGTCTTTTTATCTTATGCTCATTTTCCTTTTGTATTGGCTTTTCCCATTGCGATATTTTTCTCATCATTGCTGGGCTATATATTATTTAAGCTGGTCTCCATATCAAAAAATTCATCTACGACATCGCTCATCATTTTAACCTTGGGCTATTCGATTTTCATAAGAGGTGCCGCACAGGTTGTGTTTGATAAACAAATGCACACCTTGCCTCCATTCATCAGCAATACCCCAATCACTATCTATGGCGCCACGATTACGCCACAAGCCATCTTGGTCATTCTTGTCTCTTTGGTAATCGTTTTGGGCTTATACGTACTTTTTAACAAAACAAAAATCGGAAAAGCAATGCTAGCAACCGCTGATAACAAAAACGCCGCCAAATTAGTAGGTATCTCCGTACGCAAGATTTTGATTTGGAATTTTATGATTTCAGCAGGAATTGCTTCTATCGGGGGCATTGTACTGACACCCATCATCTCCACGAACTATGAAATTGGGGTCATGCTCGGGCTCAAAGGCTTTTGTGCCGCGATCATCGGAGGTATCGGTAATCCCTTTGGCGCAGTGTTTGGTGGCGTACTCCTTGGTATTTTGGAATCTTTTGTCGCAGGTTATTTGAGTAGCGAATACAAAGATGCCGTCGCCTTTATCGTATTGCTATTGATTCTATTCTTCTTCCCAGGCGGTCTGTTTGGGTCTAAAAAATTTGCGAGAGTGTAA